A stretch of the Zeugodacus cucurbitae isolate PBARC_wt_2022May chromosome 6, idZeuCucr1.2, whole genome shotgun sequence genome encodes the following:
- the Rbbp6_1 gene encoding zinc finger CCCH domain-containing protein 13, protein MSVHYKFKSALDFDTVTFDGLNISVGDLKKAIIHQKRLGKVTDFDLQITNAQTKEEYQDDSALIPKNTSLIIARIPISQPKKAWNTQNIEKAQQTRVISRGDANSLDLSKMKGSEEDKIFEMMIQSTADYDPKSYHRIRGHSQIGDVPPTYRCNRCKKTGHWIKNCPYTLGKEHSDIKRNTGIPRSFLDKDDKETSADFPEPKVSIEKKKEIPDDLICSICKDLFVDAVMIPCCGSSFCDDCVRSALLESEDNECPDCKEKGCSPGSLIPNRFLRNSVNAFKNENGYTNIRSKIEKSNNYEENTSAKMKVNNVNTADANKSVEVRAETVTPKEALKLDNGSQVKMVENRTKVETAKTEEVESDYEDNITIMMPPVPVKNLNSGTTELSGRSVSHPKPPGIENSPHHRQQVSPSDTHKSDNHLGLDTQTNEWDQDYKLERDYPEEDANGNVFYKNSTAKQLTHPINASMHYGPNKIQLRPPRPNHLMDVYSGPPNRANPYQQMPLPHVIAQDTIVQGQPMLPFGVYNPMGPRPTVTYQHSVRPMFHNAPPGFPPIRCPPAEMHHANSNLASVYQGVAAKVGTGIIEDPLETFNRLMKEKERRREDRRRSMERRRSWSNERHNRGRIPASPYRRISREVKEKVRPHDTERKRDNGFDRNKSNRRRRSNSFSDKSSRSRSWSKSPIKKRSRSPYNKRSRSRTHTFQEKRDTGKSHNIRGDLHSESTMLRRSTSEERTRSLRQNNLDWYSHQGSTIGSFESDRYPVSRKERFNENPHESLEPPPPGYELNPSSYNSAYHFNQQDYMNSRKRKDRPSCDTKDKKQLEFRGGSDKGDVKTITRITEKKVRRTRSPTPVSKKRSGSCEKFEKNNSKRSRNNIISSRKSIERSKPDDYYKREGNSNEASKRNNEKDFEKCMNTSDDLIVKEIEANSVKNENSENYDRNKSPEKQKTKHSSTISKEDELRSNSSKDEKNLKKPKDKDRKKKRKDKERRKTKKDKKSKRDRERQKNSAESEERKQHDEFDEAKDVYISRTPELNICHNISNIDDITSNEESKVITNSSLSFRDNVDTIKSSDQENSQDKVKTDLNTNDTEFRRVDSVLDILDYETEFDDLNSQGQQKVKNNAPVPEPSKWEIDDHNICVASQIISLEPKEGTDYQNEKLTNDKVTNEVLRKAENAIFARAIKAIYPFDKSDGNNDNQRVYSESLPRIVPKDKIKNFEITVPTSNSQERSVQIKDDSSHSPKVVKSVKERLGSKVTTKYDYSPSRESRNKQHMKSNPVGQNAYERSEERNRNKFKDRGRDSRNSRENRDRGANKFTNLSSRDRDRERNRDRDRCHENDKYRIKERERIRDRERDHIPDSRHKSPKQSNREIEMASRSRPRIRDRGDAESSYATTGPKGNENKTNNLKDKDKSKKIGLENRDTEVCSSNVDKMHKKRSLSKERNKSETHNIKKYFTETENILKSHNLSSGSSSGSADTSSDSESDEDKPRKKPKYKKDKKHHKRSESAESIISSKEKHAKNKKRNKSSKKKKKNKK, encoded by the exons ATGTCTGTACATTATAAATTCAAAAGTGCACTAGACTTTGACACCGTCACGTTTGACGGTCTTAATATTTCAGTTGGAGATCTAAAAAAGGCAATAATACACCAAAAACGTTTGGGAAAAGTGACAGATTTTGATCTACAAATAACAAATGCTCAAACTAAAGAAG AATACCAAGATGATTCTGCTTTAATACCTAAGAACACATCGCTTATTATCGCGAGAATTCCGATATCTCAACCCAAAAAGGCGTGGAATACCCAGAATATAGAAAAAGCACAACAAACGCGAGTCATATCACGAGGAGATGCAAATTCTTTAGACTTATCAAAAATGAAAGGTAGTGAAGAagacaaaatttttgaaatgatgATTCAAAGTACTGCTGATTACGATCCGAAAAG ttATCATAGAATAAGAGGACATTCACAAATTGGAGATGTTCCGCCAACGTATCGATGTAACAGATGCAAAAAAACGGGACATTGGATTAAAAATTGTCCTTACACTTTAGGCAAGGAACATAGTGACATCAAAAGAAATACGGGCATACCAAGATCATTTCTCGATAAGGATGATAA AGAAACGTCAGCAGATTTCCCAGAGCCAAAAGTGtcaattgagaaaaaaaaggAAATTCCGGATGACTTGATATGCAGCATTTGTAAAGACCTCTTCGTTGATGCTGTTATGATTCCGTGTTGTGGAAGTTCGTTTTGTGATGACT GTGTACGCAGTGCACTACTCGAATCGGAAGACAATGAATGTCCAGATTGTAAGGAAAAGGGCTGTTCGCCGGGTTCATTGATTCCAAATCGTTTCTTACGAAATTCAGTAAATgcgttcaaaaatgaaaatggcTATACAAATATAAGATCCAAAATAG AAAAATCTAATAATTATGAAGAAAATACATCAGCAAAGATGAAAGTGAACAATGTTAATACAGCTGACGCTAACAAGTCGGTAGAAGTGCGAGCAGAAACGGTCACTCCAAAGGAGGCACTGAAATTGGACAATGGGTCACAAGTCAAGATGGTTGAAAACCGAACAAAGGTTGAGACAGCCAAAACTGAGGAGGTGGAGTCAGATTATGAGGATAATATTACTATAATGATGCCTCCAGTGCCGGTTAAGAACTTGAATAGTGGAACAACTGAACTTAGTGGGCGTAGCGTTAGTCATCCGAAACCCCCGGGTATAGAAAACTCACCACATCATAGACAGCAG gTATCACCTTCAGATACCCATAAGAGTGATAATCATCTTGGATTAGATACTCAAACTAACGAATGGGATCAAGATTACAAATTAGAAAGGGATTATCCTGAAGAAGATGCGAATGGCaacgtattttataaaaattctacgGCGAAACAGCTCACGCATCCTATAAATGCATCAATGCATTACGGGCCGAATAAGATTCAACTACGTCCACCTAGACCGAATCATTTAATGGATGTATATTCAGGTCCGCCAAATAGAGCTAATCCTTATCAGCAGATGCCACTTCCACATGTAATAGCTCAAGATACAATAGTTCAAGGGCAACCTATGTTGCCATTCGGAGTATACAATCCTATGGGCCCTAGGCCTACTGTCAC ttatcaACATTCTGTTCGACCGATGTTTCATAATGCTCCACCTGGCTTTCCACCAATCAGATGCCCACCAGCTGAGATGCATCATGCTAACAGTAATTTGGCTTCAGTTTATCAGGGTGTAGCAGCTAAAGTTGGTACTGG TATAATTGAAGATCCACTTGAAACTTTTAACCGACTTATGAAAGAAAAAGAACGCCGGAGAGAAGATCGACGTCGTTCTATGGAACGTCGCCGTTCCTGGTCTAATGAAAGACACAATCGTGGACGAATTCCTGCCTCACCATATCGACGAATTTCTCGTGAAGTCAAGGAGAAGGTTAGACCACATGATACAGAAAGGAAGCGCGATAATGGATTTGATCGTAATAAGTCAAATAGAAGGAGAcgatctaactcgtttagtgaTAAAAGTTCCAG aTCAAGATCTTGGTCCAAATCTCCAATAAAAAAACGTTCCAGATCGCCTTATAATAAACGTTCACGAAGCCGCACTCATACATTTCAAGAAAA ACGGGACACTGGCAAAAGTCATAATATAAGAGGAGATTTACATTCGGAATCAACAATGCTAAG ACGTAGCACAAGTGAAGAAAGAACTCGTTCTTTACGGCAAAACAACTTGGATTGGTATTCTCATCAAGGTAGTACCATTGGTTCGTTTGAATCTGACAGATATCCAGTTTCAAGAAAGGAGAG aTTTAATGAGAATCCACATGAGAGCTTAGAACCTCCACCACCTGGTTATGAGCTCAATCCATCATCTTATAATAGCGCTTACCATTTTAATCAGCAAGATTATATGAATTCAAGAAAGCGAAAAGATCGTCCCTCGTGTGACACAAAAGATAAGAAACAATTAGAGTTTCGAGGTGGCTCAGATAAAGGTGATGTGAAAACCATAACGAGAATTACTGAAAAAAAAGTTAGAAGAACTCGGAGTCCCACGCCAGTGTCAAAGAAAAGGTCTGGTAGTTGTGAGAAATTCGAAAAGAACAATAGTAAACGTTCGCGAAACAATATTATTTCTTCTCGAAAAAGTATTGAACGAAGCAAGCCAGATGATTATTATAAACGAGAAGGCAATTCGAATGAGGCATCAAAgcgaaataatgaaaaagattTTGAGAAATGTATGAACACATCTGACGATCTAATAGTAAAAGAAATAGAAGCAAATTCTGTAAAGAACGAAAACTCAGAAAATTATGATCGCAATAAAAGCCCTGAAAAACAGAAAACTAAACATAGCAGTACCATAAGTAAAGAGGATGAATTGCGTTCGAATTCTAGCAAAGATGAGAAAAACTTAAAGAAACCCAAAGATAAGGATCGtaaaaagaaaaggaaagataaagaaagaagaaaaacgaagaaagacaaaaaaagtaaacgGGATCGAGAAAGACAAAAGAACTCAGCTGAATCTGAGGAAAGGAAACAACATGATGAATTTGATGAGGCAAAAGATGTTTATATATCAAGAACACCGGAGTTGAATATATGCCATAACATTTCAAACATTGACGATATAACTTCAAATGAGGAAAGTAAGGTGATTACAAATAGTTCATTATCTTTTCGAGATAATGTTGATACAATAAAAAGTAGTGATCAAGAAAACTCTCAAGATAAGGTTAAAACAGACTTAAATACAAACGATACTGAATTTAGACGTGTTGATTCAGTACTAGATATTCTTGATTATGAGACTGAATTCGACGACTTAAATTCTCAAGGTCaacaaaaggtaaaaaataatGCTCCCGTCCCTGAACCTTCAAAATGGGAAATTGATGACCATAATATATGCGTTGCTAGTCAAATAATTAGTTTAGAGCCCAAAGAAGGCACTGATTACCAGAATGAGAAGTTAACGAATGATAAAGTAACTAATGAAGTATTGCGTAAAGCcgaaaatgcaatatttgctCGCGCTATTAAGGCTATATATCCTTTTGATAAATCTGATGGTAATAATGATAATCAGAGGGTGTACAGTGAATCACTACCGAGGATTGTTCCGaaagacaaaattaaaaactttgaaatCACAGTACCAACTAGTAATAGCCAAGAACGCTCTGTGCAAATAAAAGATGATTCCTCACATTCCCCCAAAGTGGTTAAATCGGTAAAAGAAAGATTAGGAAGCAAAGTCACTACGAAATATGACTACTCACCTAGTCGGGAAAGCCGCAACAAACAGCATATGAAGAGTAATCCAGTTGGTCAAAATGCTTATGAACGGTCGGAAGAGcgaaacagaaataaatttaaagatcgAGGTCGCGATAGTAGGAATAGCCGTGAAAATCGTGACAGAGGTGCAAATAAGTTTACAAATCTATCAAGTAGAGATAGAGATCGAGAAAGAAATCGTGATCGCGATAGATGTCATGAAAATGACAAATATAGAATCAAAGAGCGTGAAAGAATCCGCGATCGTGAAAGAGATCATATTCCAGATAGTCGTCACAAATCTCCAAAGCAATCAAATCGTGAAATTGAAATGGCATCAAGAAGTAGGCCACGTATTAGAGATAGAGGTGATGCTGAAAGCTCGTATGCCACTACAGGACCTAAgggtaatgaaaataaaactaacaaCTTGAAAGATAAAGATAAGTCGAAAAAAATAGGTTTGGAAAATCGTGATACCGAGGTTTGTTCTTCAAACGTAgacaaaatgcataaaaagagAAGCCTTTCAAAAGAAAGGAATAAAAGTGAAACtcataatattaaaaagtatttcacTGAAAcggaaaatatattgaaatcgcATAACTTAAGCTCCGGCAGTTCTTCAGGGTCTGCTGATACGAGCTCTGATTCTGAATCTGATGAGGATAAGCCAAGGAAAAAGCCCAAGtataaaaaagacaaaaagcATCACAAACGTTCAGAATCAGCAGAATCCATTATTAGTTCAAAAGAAAAACatgcgaaaaacaaaaaacgaaataaatcttcaaagaagaagaagaaaaacaa